The nucleotide sequence CACGTTGGCCGTTGTAGTGAACTTTCCCTGACTGAACCATGTCTCTGGCAATGGCGCGCGTCTTAAAGAACCTCGCTGCCCATAGCCATTTGTCTAGCCTTACATTTAGCGGTGTATTCTCGGTTTCCGATTTGGACATGTAATATTTTCGTAACGGTTGGGCTTTAGTGTTGTGACCCCCACCTCTACTAGGCTATTATGGGTCGGCTAAAGCGCGGTTAACCAAAATTTCACTTTTAATAAAAAGCAGTACCATCAGTGGCAGCATGACATTCGACAAACTCAACCCACAATCGCTGGTTACCTATGTAAACCAGCACCAGAAACCACTACACACGCTTCTTGTGGTGCTGTTAAGCTTGTACCTAATAGCTTTCGCTGCCAAATTTGTGTGGCGAATTATACCTGAACCTCAGCTATCTGCGACTACTCAAGTGTCAAAAGCATCTGTTGTATCTACGCCTTCAGGGCAAGGTGGGGTCAATATCAGTAAAATACAACAGCTAAATTTGTTTGGTGACGCCAAGGCCGCCCCTAAAATTGTAGAAGAAGCGCCCGTTACCGATGCACCGGAAACCCGTCTAAAGCTCACGCTTGCCGGTGTGGTTGCCAGTTCAGAAGAATCCGCAGGGACGGCAATAATCGAGTATAAAAACAGCCAAGCGGTTTATGGTCTGGGTGACAAAATAGAAGGCACCAATGCTTCGTTAAAGCAGGTGTATGCTGATCGGGTAATTATTAAAAATGGCATACGCAATGAAACGCTCATGCTTGAAGGTATAGACTACGAAGAAGCCAATAGAAAGCGTCAGCAGCAAGCTCGCCGTAAACCCGCACCTAAAGAAGAGGAATCACGTACCCGTGAGTTAAGCGATAAGGCACTTGAAGCCACTGCGGCCTTGCGCGAAAGTCCGGCAAACTTTACTGACTTCATTTCTGTGTCGCCAAAAACCCAGGAAGGTCGCCTTATTGGTTATCAAGTTGGCCCAGGTAAAGACCCTTCATTGTTTAAATCGGCGGGCTTAAAAGCCGGCGATATTGTTTCTCAAATAAATGGTTTGGATTTAACTGATATTCGTCAGTCGCAAAACGCACTGTCAGAATTACGCACAGCCCAAACTATCGAGCTTACTCTCATTCGTGATGGAAGCCTCACCACGCTCTATCTAGATTTGCCAGAGCCTT is from Alteromonas australica and encodes:
- the gspC gene encoding type II secretion system protein GspC, translated to MTFDKLNPQSLVTYVNQHQKPLHTLLVVLLSLYLIAFAAKFVWRIIPEPQLSATTQVSKASVVSTPSGQGGVNISKIQQLNLFGDAKAAPKIVEEAPVTDAPETRLKLTLAGVVASSEESAGTAIIEYKNSQAVYGLGDKIEGTNASLKQVYADRVIIKNGIRNETLMLEGIDYEEANRKRQQQARRKPAPKEEESRTRELSDKALEATAALRESPANFTDFISVSPKTQEGRLIGYQVGPGKDPSLFKSAGLKAGDIVSQINGLDLTDIRQSQNALSELRTAQTIELTLIRDGSLTTLYLDLPEPSVE